The sequence TGCCTCCTAATGTCTGGTTTGGTGCTTTTCCAACGAAAGACTTCAATATTTCTGCTGATGGGACTGTGACTAAAGCTGCTCCAAGGGACTCTGAGAATCACTACTCGCTTGTGGGCTGCAGCTGTGCACCTGCTTTCCAGTTTGAGGACTTCGAGTTGGCAAAACGATCTGATCTTGCTTCACGTTTTCCCAATAGTGAAGCTCTCATCTCGTTGCTGACACCAGGTGGCTGATTCAACTGAAGATTACAGTATCTTTTTCTGGAAATTATTGCTTAGATTCCGATGATGAGGAGATCTAGATTGTATGTTGTGATTTTgctctttgtttatttttaatatcaCAGTGTAGTTAAAGATTTCAGTCAGTGGATTGTGTGGTAACGAACCTCTTATGGCTTACTGAAGATAATGATAACGAATAAGACTCTTTTTTTGGATGAATCTTGTAGTCCCAGTGTGTTTTCAGGTTTTGTGGATGGCCCCCGCATGAACAGATAAATGTACCCATCACAGAAGGAAAAAACAGCGAGAGAGACACCTtacatctctctctctctctctctctctctctctccgtGAGTTCAATTGTAAAGAATATGAGCAATTTATAAAAAGTTCTTGCGGGCTTCTTGATTTCATGCTATGATTTAGACATGTCCTAGTTGATTTTCTTCCATTCTAGAATATTTTCCGAATAACAATTCTGAGAATTTCTGGGGAAAGCATTGTCTTAGATATAATTCAGCTTTGTAATAATAAAAGTGTGATTCCAACATCTATTACTTATAGGAACAAATTTTGATCCTCTTAGGAAGGAAAGATTGCGAAAAAATTATTCTTCACAGCGGAGTCCTTTCATTTTTCTGTGTGATTTTATATATAACAAACACTGAATTGTGAGGAACATCCCCAgttattcaattgtatttccaAAGGATCTTATTGTGTGAGTCTTAAAAGATAAATTCGAGCTCAGTTTCAATTCCTCCATAATGTTAGATAAGTACAATAGGTAAATATTCAAGCAAACAATCAAGCAACCAAGCAAGAAAATGATGTCTTGTGATCTTTTCTGTGGCAGAGCCACACATGGCAGGTAGCTTCTCAGATTTCTAAAACGATATCTGCacaagaaaatggaaacaaacaaTCAGGTTAGCCTATAAAAGTAAGACAGTACTAGATTTCTGTGTATTATGGGAAAAAGCATATTAGAAGTTTGTGTATATGATGGCAGAAACATGCGTCGTTTGATGGATATTGAAAGTTGATCCACAGGTACTGATTATATTGTTAATACTAACATTCAGAATCAGTCTGGACCCATTTACTTCCATCACCAGTCTTGTCGTTCTTTTcgtcttcattttcatctttttgCTTGTTTTTCTTCCTCAGGTACTTCTTGGATGATGTTCTGACATTGGAGCTTTGGGGGTATATCTTCTTTTGGAGTATTGTCCTCAACATCTGTTTACATTCAGAAATAGTTATCAATATTAGATTACGAATGTTATGTACACTGATCCCACCAGAACAGCAATTTGAGGATTTGAGCGTTAACGGATGTTCTGGATTCTACCTTCTCCATTTTCGATTCCAGAGTTGTGATTCTCAGAGGAGGAGTAACTGCAGCAGGTGTGGTAGCAGTACCACCTCCACAGATGAAAATCTTCTTGAGAAGGAGGGATAAAGTTCTTTTGCCAATAACTGTAGTGTCATTAGCTTCAACACCTACATCTTTGCCTTTACGGAGTATGACATGCTGGAAACTATCGCTCTTCTTAATCAGCTCATCATAACACAGTTCATTCTTTGTTGTTTCAGATTCAAAGCTTAATTGTCTGTTAAGAAATACGTTTGATGGACAATGCTTGCTGACTTCAAATTCCAAGGATGGACCCAATTGCTCAAGGTGTTCATCTAATAACTGATTGAACTCTTTTTGAAGTATATTTAGTTGTTCAGGTGTAAGATCTTGAAGATGTTGTTGCAAGAAAGATGATGGATTCTCTTGAGACCTTTTTGGGCGTGCTTGATTCAGATTCTCATCTCCAAACGTTCCTATCGCCAGCAACACATGAGGCCAGTTGGTGAATTCTTCTGAGTGAGTTTTGTGCACCATCTCATCTGTTTGAGAAAGAACTTTAAGTTACTTGCATTCTAAAAGATCAACATACAATGAATAATATAGTCTTTGCTCACCCTTGATTGAATTTGATGTTGTTCTTTTGCTCTCCTTTCTGCCATTAGGCTTCTTCCCTTGCATCCAATTCAATATCTGCACACGAAAAGGAGTCCTAATTAATCACAAAGAGTAGAGCACCAAGTTTTCAAGACAAAACACTCTTGTATCAACTTACCCTCATCTGTCAAAAGACGAATTCGCAAACCCTGTTCTTCGTCCTCTCTGTGGCCTCTAGTTATTGTTTGAATTCTTGTTGATAAGGCCAGATAGAGCCAGGTCTAGAAAGATATACCTTTAATTTTGGGCTATGGATCCCACAACAGGCACAAGGATTGCATACACCAAGGCAATATGAGTGCAAAACACTTTATATATAGTGAAGAGAATTGTGAGAAATTCCACAACCAAACTACTAGCTGCCACTGTTTCAAGTTCCAAAACGCTgactctctttttctctctctcttggGTTTGTCACATCTTTGCCTCCCTATTACAATGTCTTTTTCCATCAACTTTGATCAAAAGGAAAGAACATATAGCTTCTTCTCCCTGTCTCTACACCACCATCTCATTATTTTAAGAGCCCATATAGCCTTGCCCAACACTTCAATACATCACATgtgaaaaattcaaacttttataCCAATATAAGACACAGGCAGGTATAGAAACTACAACACACAGTTCGAAAAATCACACACAGCGCGATCTAATGGCAAATCAAAGAGGTGGCTATCTTGTTTGGAACGTTTTACATTGGAGataggttttcattttgcagtCCATTATTACTTAATGTGTTTCTTTATGATAGAGATTATCAAACTGATGCAGAAAATCCGGGTGGCTGCTCTGTTCTGTTGATGGAAGTGCATGCAGGAAGATGGACAAAGAAGAAAAGGACATGAAAGACTGAGCTATCACGCACGAAGAAGATTTGAGGAAGAACATCTCTTTTTATcagaaatataaaataatatatatggaTGGCCAATGGAAAGAGGTAAGGCTTTGAAAGCATATCTCatacgttatatatatatatattatcgcCCACATTCTCGTGGGGATGTCTCTCACTAACCGAACCACTAGGGTGCACATCCTAAATCTCACTAACATTGGTTCTAACaccaaatataattttaattttttttaaattacaaatttagccCCTATGGTTTGGAGGAAGTTAGAATTTAGTATTTGtagtttataattagaatttagtccctATGGAACCGCTATGGACTATTTGTGAGggtttttatcaaattatagggactatttatgaagttttatcaaaccataaaaaCTAAGGTCATGCCAAAATAAGTTCAACTTAGTAGTATTGGCATGCACTCTGATCCAAGAGGTCGGAGGTTTAATCCCCACCTCGCAATAGTTGTACTAAAAAGAACTAAGGTCATGTTTATTACAAGAAACAGACTACAATAGTCAGCACCCCGAACATACGCTCCAAACAACCCCTAACTTTTCTTAAACCATAGGGACTGAATTtgcaatttaattattttttcctgTCCAGTTGCTTCCTCATTGCTAATATACAacatatcattatttttttcagAATCCTCCAAAAGCAGCAGCCTGgtttccctctctctctctctaataaATCAAAGGGAATCGCCACCATGCAAAGAAATATGCATTACACCTTTTGGACACGTGAAGCTGTCCATGGTATGAATTCATATGGGCGGTGGAGCTTTAAGCCTTTAACCAACTCCATATCGGACCATCGAATCAAGCTTGCTTGTTTACATGAGGAGCAGGTGAgaattttatacaaaatataTTGCTTGTTGAATGAGGACCCTACTCTTTGATGTCATGAATCATTTGGGAGCGTTTGGCCTCCTGAGTTGAGTTGGATAGAGTAGTCTATTATTAGTCTATTCAATGTTTGGAATTCCTATGATTAAAATTTGAAGATTACAATTGTTTTAATCTACAATAACCCACAATTAGCTTTGTGAATAGATAATGTACTTTTTTTCATGATATGAGTGATAATGtataatttttgtttggttATTGTATGTTCAAGTACATAGAAATTTGTTCACATAATTTTGAATGGTTTTTCTCTTTAACGactaaattacaaaattacGTTTTCTTAGATTAAAGTATACAAAAAAATgtagttacaaaaaaaaaaagataaaaagaaagcTTCAACTCaactttga comes from Benincasa hispida cultivar B227 chromosome 2, ASM972705v1, whole genome shotgun sequence and encodes:
- the LOC120070726 gene encoding protein NEGATIVE GRAVITROPIC RESPONSE OF ROOTS-like, coding for MRILNWMQGKKPNGRKESKRTTSNSIKDEMVHKTHSEEFTNWPHVLLAIGTFGDENLNQARPKRSQENPSSFLQQHLQDLTPEQLNILQKEFNQLLDEHLEQLGPSLEFEVSKHCPSNVFLNRQLSFESETTKNELCYDELIKKSDSFQHVILRKGKDVGVEANDTTVIGKRTLSLLLKKIFICGGGTATTPAAVTPPLRITTLESKMEKVESRTSVNAQILKLLFWWDQCT